The proteins below are encoded in one region of Pseudomonas sp. SCB32:
- a CDS encoding ATP-grasp domain-containing protein translates to MSTLLGGVSSPTCLITATGAFCAEAVIASLRRHTDARLLGTNYRPAEWCATSALLDVAYQVPPAREVDAYVRRILEICDAERVTHVLPMIDPEVDAFALHHEAFTSRGITLCMPPLESIRVSRDKWLVYQAFQDVQGIRAIPTWRLQDLPVPGLELPLIAKPCDGRNSEGLVRIQDADYLRYIQDKCQGRDYIVQPLLPGEVCVVDVVRQASTGQWAGMARQELIRTPTGAGLTVRMLPDASLVEAAGRVAEVLGVNGCINMEFLVHDGEALLMDVNPRFSGGIAFSYLSGYDMVLNHFRCFSGGELDAPVVPAPAIHARHYVEVTTVSGT, encoded by the coding sequence ATGAGCACGCTACTTGGCGGCGTTTCCTCCCCCACCTGCCTGATCACGGCCACCGGCGCCTTCTGCGCCGAGGCGGTGATCGCGTCACTGCGTCGTCATACGGATGCGCGACTGCTGGGGACCAACTATCGGCCAGCGGAGTGGTGCGCCACCTCGGCCCTGCTGGATGTCGCCTACCAGGTGCCGCCCGCGCGCGAGGTGGACGCCTATGTCCGCCGCATCCTGGAGATCTGCGACGCCGAGCGGGTGACCCACGTCCTGCCGATGATCGATCCCGAGGTCGATGCGTTCGCGCTGCATCATGAGGCCTTCACCTCCCGCGGCATCACCCTGTGCATGCCGCCGCTGGAGAGCATCCGCGTCAGCCGCGACAAGTGGCTGGTCTACCAGGCGTTCCAGGACGTCCAGGGCATCCGCGCCATTCCCACCTGGCGCCTGCAGGACCTGCCGGTGCCGGGATTGGAGCTGCCGCTGATCGCCAAGCCGTGCGACGGTCGCAATAGCGAGGGGCTGGTGCGCATCCAGGATGCGGATTACCTGCGCTACATCCAGGACAAGTGCCAGGGTCGCGACTACATCGTGCAGCCGCTGCTGCCTGGCGAAGTGTGCGTCGTCGACGTGGTGCGGCAGGCCAGTACCGGGCAGTGGGCGGGCATGGCCCGGCAGGAGTTGATTCGCACGCCCACTGGCGCCGGGCTGACCGTGCGGATGCTGCCCGATGCGTCGCTGGTCGAGGCGGCGGGCCGGGTCGCCGAGGTGCTGGGGGTGAATGGCTGCATCAACATGGAGTTCCTCGTGCACGACGGCGAGGCGCTGCTGATGGACGTCAACCCGAGGTTCTCCGGCGGGATCGCCTTCAGCTATCTCTCCGGCTACGACATGGTGCTCAACCACTTCCGCTGCTTCTCGGGAGGCGAGCTGGACGCACCGGTCGTGCCGGCGCCAGCCATCCATGCACGGCACTACGTGGAAGTCACCACCGTCAGCGGAACCTGA
- the flgC gene encoding flagellar basal body rod protein FlgC: MAFDSIYRIAGSSMNAQTVRLNTVASNLANADSAANSPEAVYQARKPMFAAVYENDRLTRDAGMGGAHVQVLDVVTSGRAPQRRYEPGSPLADATGYVYYPAVNEIEEMTDMMSATRSFETGVEVLNRVKSMQSSLLKLGDA; this comes from the coding sequence ATGGCATTCGATTCCATCTACCGCATCGCCGGCTCGTCGATGAACGCGCAGACCGTGCGCCTGAACACCGTAGCGAGCAACCTGGCCAACGCCGATTCCGCCGCCAACAGCCCCGAGGCCGTGTACCAGGCGCGCAAGCCGATGTTCGCCGCCGTCTACGAGAACGACCGGCTCACCCGTGACGCCGGCATGGGCGGCGCCCATGTGCAGGTGCTCGACGTGGTCACCTCCGGCCGCGCGCCGCAGCGCCGCTACGAGCCGGGCAGCCCGCTGGCCGACGCCACCGGCTACGTCTACTACCCCGCCGTCAACGAGATCGAGGAGATGACCGACATGATGTCCGCCACCCGCAGCTTCGAGACCGGCGTGGAAGTGCTCAACCGGGTCAAGAGCATGCAGTCCAGCCTGCTGAAACTGGGAGACGCCTGA
- the flgA gene encoding flagellar basal body P-ring formation chaperone FlgA — MSLIYKALCAISGGARNAALPLWAHPAGGCGKVLSACFLLALAALGHAQEQAQDARAQLDAAAQRMIAAELKGTAQKEGWKGMTFRVENNLPNSLGKLPACPSDPQLRSSEAPATPSARRRFEANCPGQPGWPVYFTSQPTLYLPAVVAGGEIERGQTLEAGQLKLAPQQIGKSARTYFTRVEDVVGMTARRRIRADQPLTPALLDGALLVRRGQQVKIVASQDGIQASAAGEALANGKQDEVIRVKNLRSQKVIEAKVMESGVVSSLF, encoded by the coding sequence ATGTCGTTGATTTACAAGGCTTTATGCGCCATCTCCGGCGGCGCGCGCAACGCTGCGCTTCCGCTTTGGGCACACCCTGCAGGCGGATGCGGAAAAGTCCTTTCCGCCTGCTTCCTCCTCGCGCTTGCGGCGCTCGGCCACGCCCAGGAGCAGGCCCAGGACGCACGTGCGCAGCTGGACGCCGCCGCCCAGCGCATGATCGCCGCCGAGCTGAAAGGCACCGCGCAGAAGGAAGGCTGGAAAGGCATGACCTTCAGGGTGGAGAACAACCTGCCCAACAGCCTGGGCAAGCTCCCCGCCTGCCCGAGCGACCCGCAACTGCGAAGCAGCGAAGCCCCCGCGACGCCCAGCGCCCGACGCCGTTTCGAGGCGAACTGTCCGGGGCAGCCGGGCTGGCCGGTGTACTTCACCAGCCAGCCGACGCTGTACCTGCCTGCGGTGGTCGCCGGTGGCGAGATCGAGCGCGGCCAGACACTGGAGGCGGGCCAGTTGAAGCTCGCGCCGCAGCAGATCGGCAAGAGCGCGCGGACCTACTTCACCCGGGTCGAGGACGTGGTCGGCATGACTGCCCGCCGCCGCATCCGCGCCGACCAGCCGCTGACCCCTGCGCTGCTCGACGGTGCGCTGCTGGTGCGTCGCGGCCAGCAGGTGAAGATCGTCGCCAGCCAGGACGGCATCCAGGCCAGCGCCGCTGGCGAGGCACTGGCCAACGGCAAGCAGGACGAGGTGATCCGGGTGAAGAACCTGCGCAGCCAGAAGGTCATCGAGGCGAAGGTGATGGAGTCGGGCGTGGTGAGCAGCCTCTTCTGA
- the lafA gene encoding lateral flagellin LafA, translating into MALSIQTNYSSLITQTSLSKTNSSLSTNQQRLGTGLRINSAADDAAGLQIATRLNAQSRGMNVAMRNTSDSISMLQTAEGSFSEVTDILQRMKDLATQSSNDTNSQKDRDALQAEYDQMGSELANIMKNTSYAGDKLFSDGTAIDGTKGKFSAAMSFQIGATSGEKLNLDISTALGSALGTGGLTDVSSFFATTAPTTAGTEIASGASANTTIDTISTALDNIGSLRAQFGANINRLQHTSNNLANMKDNTELAKGRIMDADFATESANMSKNSMLMQSGISMLKQAGQMPSMIMGLLG; encoded by the coding sequence ATGGCCTTGTCGATTCAAACCAACTACTCCTCCCTGATCACCCAGACCAGCCTGAGCAAGACCAACAGCTCGCTGTCCACCAACCAGCAGCGTCTGGGCACCGGTCTGCGCATCAACTCCGCCGCTGACGACGCCGCTGGCCTGCAGATCGCTACCCGTCTGAACGCCCAGTCCCGCGGCATGAACGTCGCCATGCGCAACACCAGCGATTCCATCTCGATGCTGCAGACCGCCGAAGGCTCCTTCAGCGAAGTGACCGACATCCTGCAACGCATGAAGGACCTGGCCACCCAGTCCTCGAACGACACCAACAGCCAGAAAGACCGCGACGCCCTGCAGGCCGAATACGACCAGATGGGCTCCGAGCTGGCCAACATCATGAAGAACACCTCGTACGCCGGCGACAAGCTGTTCAGCGACGGCACCGCCATCGACGGCACCAAGGGCAAGTTCTCCGCCGCCATGAGCTTCCAGATCGGCGCCACCTCCGGCGAGAAGCTGAACCTGGACATCAGCACTGCCCTGGGTAGCGCCCTGGGCACCGGCGGCCTGACCGACGTTTCGTCGTTCTTCGCCACCACCGCTCCGACCACAGCCGGCACCGAGATCGCTTCGGGCGCCTCCGCCAACACCACCATCGACACCATCAGCACCGCGCTGGACAACATCGGCTCCCTGCGTGCGCAGTTCGGTGCGAACATCAACCGCCTGCAGCACACCTCGAACAACCTGGCCAACATGAAGGACAACACCGAGCTGGCCAAAGGCCGTATCATGGACGCCGACTTCGCGACCGAAAGCGCCAACATGAGCAAGAACTCCATGCTGATGCAGTCCGGCATCTCCATGCTCAAGCAGGCTGGCCAGATGCCCAGCATGATCATGGGCCTGCTGGGCTAA
- the flgB gene encoding flagellar basal body rod protein FlgB produces MSIRFDETLGIHERALSLHMQRSEILASNLANEDTPGFKARDIDFAAEMQHQDGASALLASTGPARPDLKYRIPNQPSQDGNSVELATEQAEFSRNAMDFQTSLTFLTLKFRGLKQAIEGR; encoded by the coding sequence ATGAGTATACGGTTTGACGAGACCCTGGGTATCCACGAGAGGGCCCTGTCGCTGCACATGCAGCGCAGCGAAATCCTGGCCTCGAACCTGGCCAACGAGGACACCCCCGGCTTCAAGGCGCGGGACATCGACTTCGCCGCCGAGATGCAGCACCAGGACGGCGCCAGTGCGCTGCTGGCCAGCACCGGCCCGGCGCGCCCGGACCTGAAGTACCGCATCCCCAACCAGCCCTCCCAGGACGGCAACAGCGTCGAGCTGGCCACCGAGCAGGCGGAGTTCTCGCGCAACGCGATGGATTTCCAGACCAGCCTGACCTTCCTGACCCTGAAATTCCGCGGCCTCAAGCAGGCCATCGAAGGACGCTGA